CGCCCTGGACGAAGGAGAAGAGGGTCGGGCGGGTCTGGGTTTCGCGCAGCGTGCCGGTCGTGGCTTCGACATCGGCGCCCAGCACCCACTCGCCCCATCCGGTCTGCCGGGTCAGCGAGGTTTGCACGCCCGCGCTGGCATGGCCGCTTTCCTCGAGAGCCTCGGAGGGCAGGAAATGCATCAGGAAATCCATCTCGTTGGCGCGCAGATAGGGGGTGACCTGCCATTGCGTGAGGGCGTCGGCCTGACCGCTCAGGCTGAGCGTCAGACGCAGGGCCTGCGCGTTGCGAAAGGCTTCCGGATCTCCATTCCTGCGCGCCAGATCAAGATTGCGATAGGCGTCGAGACCGCCGACATAGCCGGCGGTTTCCTGCTGCAAGCTCACCAGAGCCGCCGTGGCCCGCCAGTCAAAGCGCGGCATCGCGCCATCGAGCCGCACCAGGGTTTCAACCCGATCGAGGCCGGCTTCGTCACGCCAGCCATCTTCGTGCTGCCCCGCTATGGCAAGCAGAGCCGACGCTCCGTCGCCGGGACGGGAGATGATCAGCTGTCCGCGTCGCCGCCCGAAAGACCCCAGCTCAGCCTCGAACCCCGATGCCGTGTCCGCGGCGGTCGGGGTCAGGTAGTTGATGACACCGTGAAGCCCGTTCGAACCCTGCAGGGCCGATCCAGGTCCACGCACAATTTCGATCCCACCAGACAGCCCGTTCAGGGCCTCGAACAGGCCATTCACATTGGCAAAGCCGGCGGCGCGCAGCGGGATGCCGTCCTCCAGATAGAGGAAGGATCCGGCCCCTGCCCCGCCGGTCAGGACCGGCGAGCGGATGGCGGCAAGATGTTCGGCGCCATTGCCGCGGTTCAGCGCCACACCGGGCACACGGGCCAGAATTTCGGCGGGATGCTGGGCCGCCGTCCGGATGAGCGTGTCGCCGTCAATCCGGGTGACCGGCAGGATGGTCGCGTCGACCGCCTCGCCGCTGCGCGCGCCGGTGACCACGATCACATCATCCCGATTGAACACATCATCCCGATTATTGCCCGGCAGCGGGCCCTGGGCAGCCGCGCCGGCAGCCAGCATGACGCTCGCCGCAAGCCCAGCCAGTCCTGGTTCACCCATCCGCATCAGGCCGGTTTGGATGCCCGGACTGCATGGCGGTTACGCAGCACGTCGACGACGTCTTCCAGACCCAGTTCCCGCGATTCCAGCAGGACCATCAGGTGGAACAACAAGTCAGCGGCTTCACCGGCCAGCGCTTCCTTGCTTTCCGACACGGCCGCCATCGCCACTTCCACGCCCTCTTCGCCGACTTTCTGGGCCGGGCGCTTGGGCGCTTTGGCCATCAGGCTGCCAACATAGGAGCCCTTGGTCTTGTCTTTCTTGCGCTTGCGGATGATGGCGCGCAAATGAGCGAGGAAACCCAGTCCCGGACCCGGGTCATCCCCGAAACAACTGACCGTGCCGGTATGGCAGGCAGGGCCTTTCGGCTTGACCTCAACCAGCAACGCGTCGCTGTCGCAATCGGCAGCAAGGTTGACCAGTTTGAACGTGTTGCCGGAGGTTTCGCCCTTCTTCCAAAGGCGCTGTTTGGAGCGCGAGAAGAAGTGGACCTTGCCGCTCTTGATCGTCGTGGCCAAGGCCTCGGCATTCATATAGCCCAGCATCAATACCTGCCGGGTGGCCGCGTCCTGGATGATCGCCGGGATCAGGCCATCGCCCTTTTTCCAGTCGAGCGTCTTTTCATCAATCATGGTCTGACCCTGATTCCTTCACCATCAAGCCAGGACTTCAACTGCCCGATCTCGATGACCCCCTTGTGAAACACGCTGGCGGCCAGCGCACCATCGACCTTGGCAAGTTCGAACACGGATTTGAAGTGCTCTTTCCGTCCGGCGCCGCCCGAGGCGATCAAAGGTGTGGAACACATCGCACGGGCCGCCTCCAATTGCGCGATATCATAGCCGTCGCGGACACCGTCCTGGTCCATGCAGTTGAGCACGACCTCACCCGCTCCGCGGTCGACGCCCTCGCCGATCCAGTCAAGCGTGCGGCGGTGACCGGCAAAACTCTTGTCCGGGTCACCGGTGTATTGGTGGACCCGCCAGGCGCCCTCGATCATGCGGCTGTCGACGCCCAGTACCACGCACTGGCTGCCGAACTCGGCGGCGAGCCGGTCAATGATGGTCGGGTCCTCGAGCGCTGGCGTGTTGACCGAGATCTTGTCGGCACCGGCAAACAGGCGGGCCCGGGCATCATCAACCGAGCGAATCCCGCCGGCGACGCAGAAGGGAATGTCCAGCTCGCGAGCCACGGCGCTGACCCATTCCGGCTCCACCGTCCGGCCACGGGCGCTGGCGGCGATGTCGTAGAAGACCAGCTCGTCGGCCCCCTCGCGGGCATAGCGGCGGGCCAGATCGACAATATCGCCGACATCTTCATGGTCCCGGAAACGCACGCCCTTGACCACGCGACCGTCGCGCACGTCGAGACAGGGAATTAAGCGTCGCGCAAGCATGCGATCGCCTCCCCGACGGTGAAACGGCCTTCATACAGGGCCTTGCCCGTGATCGCGCCCGCCGCACCGGCCGCCCGCGCTGCGCGAAGATCGTCCAGCGAAGACACCCCGCCCGAGGCCTGCCAGTCGATATTCGGATAGTCCGTCGCCAGCCGCTTGTAGAGGGCGATATTGGGGCCCGACAAATCGCCATCGCGACCGATATCGGTGACCAGGGCATGGGCAAGTCCGGTGCCCTCATAAGCCGAGATCACATCGTCCAGCGTTGTGTCCGCCATGTCGGTCCAGCCTTTCAGCGCGGGACGGTATTGGCCGCCGATCTGGCGTACATCAAGCGCCAGCGTGATCCGGTCACCACCATAATTCTGCAGCCAGCCGGCCACCCGGTTTGTGTCCGTGACCGCCAGAGAGCCGATGATCACGCGTTCGACACCGGCTGCCAGCAAGTCCTCGATATCCTCGGCCGAGCGAACGCCGCCGCCGGTCTGGACACGCAGACCGGTCTCGCAGAGCGAGCGGATCAGCGCGCCCTGCCGGCGGGCGCCATCGCGGGCACCGCTGAGATCGACGATATGGACCCAGACGGCACCCGCCTCACCGAACTGTTCAGCAACGCGCATGGGATCATCACCATAGTCGGTCACGGCATCGAAGGCGCCCTTGTGCAGGCGCACGACACGACCGTCCAAAAGGTCAATCGCTGGATAAAGAATCATACCGAACCCGTTGCAAAATTTGTCAGAATTCGCGCACCGACAATGCCGGAGCGCTCGGGATGGAACTGGCAGCCGGCGACATTGCCCTTCCGGACGACCGCGGAAATCTCGCGACCATATCGGGCGCTCGCCCGCGTGTGGGACCCCACCGGCGCAAAAAACCCGTGCACGAAATAGACATGGGAACCGGGCTCCAGACCGGACAAAAGCGGCTCTTCTCCCGGTGTGAAATCCAGCGTGTTCCAGCCCATGTGCGGCCACACGCCATCATCCGGCGGCGGCAATTTTTCAATCCGGCCGGGGATCAGGCCCAGACCGTCCACATCCCCCTCGGCCGAGCGCTCGAACAGGAGCTGCATGCCCAGACAAATGCCCAGGACCGGGCGGGTTTCGGCTTTCAATGCCGCCTCCCATCCGCGCGCGCACAATTGTTCCATGGCCGGTTTCGCCGCACCGACGCCAGGCAGGATGAGGCGGTCACAATCGGCAAGCCCGTCCGGGCCTTTCGCAACCTGATAGGCCAACCCTGCCCGTTCCAGGGCAAAACGCACCGAGGCCAGGTTGGCGCAACCGGTATCGATCAAGCCAATCATCACGCCAGCATGCCCTTGGTTGACGGAAGCGCGTCGCCCTCGACCCGCAAGGCCTGACGCAGGGCGCGCCCGAAAGCCTTGAAACAGCCCTCGACCATGTGATGGGCATTCTCGCCCTCGACCTTGAGGTGGATCGCCGCACCGAGGCTTTCCGCGATCGAGCGGAAGGCGTGGGCCGTCATTTCGACCGGGAACTCACCGACGAACTCACCGGGAATCTCACCCTCGAACTTCGCGAAAGGACGACCGGACAGGTCGATCCAGGCCGCCGCGCGGCTTTCATCCATCGGCAATTCGAAGCCGAACCGGCCCAGTCCGCGCTTGTCACCCAGGGCAGCGCGCAGAGCCTCACCGAAGGTCAGGCAGACATCTTCAATGGTGTGGTGTCCATCGATCTCCAGATCTCCCTCGACCGCGACGTCGAGCGCAAATCCGCCATGACGGGCGACCTGGTCCAACATGTGGTCGAAATAGCCGATCCCGGTGGCAATGCGGATTGGTCCGTCGCGGTCCAGATTGACGGTGACCGTGACATCGGTCTCCTTGGTCTTGCGGCGTTTGGTCCCGGCACGCGGGCCGGCATCCGGCGCGACATCGCCCGTATTGGCCCGCTCGCGCCGCAAACGCATGGCGAGACCGTGCGCGTCGAGTTGCTCCAGCGCCGCCAGGCGTTCGACCGTCGGCGCAAGGGCGACGGCGCCGGCCTCGCTGGCCCGCAGGATGGTTGTGGTCTTCTGGAAGCTCTCCACCGACACGCCGCCATGCGCCCGGGCCGCACCGGCTGTGGGCAGGGTGTGGTTGGGCCCGGCGGCATAATCACCGGCCGCTTCAGGCGTCCAGGCCCCGACAAAAATCGAGCCCGCATGCCGCACTCCCGCGAGAAGACGCTCGGCGGACTCCGCCTGCAGGATCAGGTGTTCCGGGGCGTAGATGTTGGCGATGTCGATGGCGTCATCGACGCTGTCGCAAACCAGTATGGCAGACGCAGCCAGGGCCTCCCGGGCGATCGCCGCGCGGGGCAGGTCTTCGAGCAACTTGGCGACGGATGCGGTCACCCGATCCGCCGTTGCGGCGTCAAAACAGACCAGCATCACTTGGGCGGAGGGGTCGTGCTCGGCCTGGCTCAGCAGATCGCTGGCGACGAGGTCAGGGTCGGCGGTCTCATCGGCGATCACCATGACCTCGCTCGGCCCCGCGGGAAGGTCGACCGCCGGGCCGCCCGGCAGGCTGCTGACATAGGCTTTCGCCGCGGCGACATAGGCATTGCCCGGGCCGAAAATCTTGTCGGCTCGCGGCAGTCCGGCAGCACCGAAAGAGAGCGCCGCAATCGCTTGCGCACCGCCGATGGCATAGACCTCGTCCAGGCCCAGCAGGTCCGCAGCGGCCAGCAGCGCCGGATTGACGCCGCCATCTCCGGCCGGCGGGGCAACTACCACAATCCGCGGAACCCCGGCCAGCTGGGCGGGAATCGCCAGCATGATCAGCGAGGAAACCAGCGGCGCGGAACCGGCCGGGACATAGAGCGCCGCCGTGTCGACCGGTGTCGCCCGACGCGAGGCCGTCACGCCGGGCCAGGTCTCGACACTGTAGCCGCGATAGCCTTGCTGGACGTGAAAACGGCGAACGGCATCGGCCGCGGCCTTGATGGCTTCGGCATCGCGTGGATCAAGCGCCGCCCGGGCCGCCTTGAGCACACCTTCGGGCACTCGGAAGTCACCCGGGGCGTACCCGTCGAGGCGCTTGGCGTAGGCCCTCACGGCTTCATCGCCCTGATCACGGATGGCATCGACGATATCGCGCGCAGCCGGACCGGCAGAGCTGCTGCTGGCCGGACGGGTCAGGGCTCGCGTCCGGGCTTCGGGAGACGCGTCGGTCCAGTTGAGAATGTCGAGCATGGTCGGGGCCTCAGGCGAGCATTTTTTCAATCGGCAGGACAAGGATGGCGCGCGCGCCTTCCTTCTCCAGGGCTTCCAGGGTCTCCCAGAAGACCCGCTCCCGGCACACGGCGTGGACGGCGACGACATCCTCGCGACCGGCGACCTTGGCGATGGTCGGAGCGTCGGCACCAGGCAGAAGCGCGCGGATGGCGCCCAGCCTGTCAGTTGGCGCGTTGAGCATGATGTATTTGGTTTGCGACGAAGCGATCACACCCTCGGACCGACGCATCAGGATGTTGGCGATTGCATCGGTATCATCGGCACGGCCGGATTTGCGCCGGATCAGGACCGCCTCACTTCGCAAGACGGTCTCAAAGGCTTTCAGGCCATTGGCCTGCAAGGTCGCACCGGAGGACACCAGGTCACAGATTGCGTCGGCGATCCGCAGACGCGGCGCCACCTCGACCGAGCCGCGCATCTCGACAATCTCGGCCTTGACGCCGCGGTCAGCGATATATTGCGCGGTCAATGCCGGATAGGAGGTCGCCACTGCCTTGCCCTCGAGATCGGCAACCGTGCGGATCGAGCCATCATCGGGAGCGGCGAGCTTCAGCGTGCAGCCGGCAAAACCCAGACGCAAGGCGACCTCAAGTTCGCGGGCTCGGCCACCGGCCGCCTGTTCCTCGGCGAGGACATTCTCGCCGACAATTCCGTAATCACAAGCGCCGCTGCCGACGAAATTGGGGATGTCGTCATCGCGGACCAGCATCAGGTCGACCGGCATGTTCTCGGCCCGCTGGTGCAACTTGTCGCGACCATAGGCGAAGCGGAGTCCGCAACGCTTGAGGAGGTCCATCCCCCCTTCGGCCAGACGGCCCTTGCTTTGAACGGCTATGCGCAAACGGGACGTCACGATCCGGTCTCCTTGAGGCGGTTGAGAATGGTGCGGTAGCCCTGCCAGGGTTCCTGGCTGAGAAAACGGGCAACACGGGTCACGGTGGTGGTACTGGCGCCCGTCATTTCGGATATTTCACGATAGGAATGCCCGCCCTCGGCCAACAGGCCGGCCACACGCCAGCGCTCGGTCAGCGTCTTCATCTCGCCCGGGGTCAGGAGATCGCGCAAAAAGCGCTCGGCCTCCCCGGCGTCCTTCAGGGCGAGTATGGCGGCGCTCAAGGCGCTGAGATCGGTGGGTCCGTCACTGCGGCCCGCTGCGGGATCGGTCATGGGTTTGGCTCCTTGAGGGCGGGTATAGCGTGTTAGCGCGCTAACACAATAACAAATATCACCGAACTGCAGCGCCAGGCCGGCATTGCTGATCGGGACGGTCTGATCCTATATGTGCAGAGCTACGCAATTAATGGATCGCGACATGCAGTATGATGAAATGACGCCCATGGCGGAAACGATCGCGGACCTGATGAAGACGCTCGCCCATCCCAGCCGGCTGCTGGCGCTGTGTGCGATGATGGAGAAGGAACGCTCGGTCGGCGAGCTTGCGACGGCGCTTGGCATGCGCGATCAGGCAATGTCCCAGCAATTGGCCATCCTGCGCAATAAGGGGCTGGTCTCCACGAGGCGGGACGGCCAGACCATCTATTATGGCCTCGCCGACGCCCGGATCGAAACAGTGATGGCGGCGCTCTACGCGACCTATTGCGCCGCGGAGACGACCGCAAAGCCCTAACGGGACCGCAAACCCAGCCCGGCGAAGAAGCGGCTGAACGGACAAAAGCCGGTCAGTCTCGCCTGAAACAGCAGGACAGCAACACCCGCCGCAAGGATCAGCCACCAGGGCGAGACCGACGCTGCCAGGCCGACCGAAATCACAACCAGCACGGTCGCGCTTGCGGCGACAGCCTGTGGAACCGTCAACCCTGATGCACCCCGATCAGCCCGTTCCGTCGGGAGACCGGCCGCCTTCCATTTGAGGATGCCGCCCCTCATATGGCCGGCAAGCTCGATCCCTTGTGATCGGCACATGTCCAGCGCCCGCGCCGAGCGCACGCCGGAGCGGCAGTGAAGCACCACCGCACAGCCCTCGCCTTCAGGAATCTCACCCGGCCGAAACCGGGACAGTGGCACCAGCAAGGCCTCGGGGATGCGCTCCGACGCATGCTCGCCCGGCTCGCGCACGTCGATCAGCCGATAGCGTCCGGCTTTCAGACCCGCCTGTATTTCCGCCGGTTCAAATTCCGTATGGTCTGTCATAGTGCGCCTCCATTCTACCATTCGCCCGAAGCGGGCCGCCGCCCCTTGCATTATCGTAGTTGCATAGTTACGCAAATAACTTATATGCAGGATAGACAACGGTTCAACAGACAGACCGAAAGGCCGGGCACATGACCCAGACACCCACCGTCAAAGCCTTCTTCGATGAAGACACCTTCACCGTCAGCTATGTCGTGTCCGATCCAGAAACCCGTAAAGCTGCGATCATCGACTCGGTACTCGATTTCGATCCGGCCTCGGGACGCACGGCGACACGCTCCGCCGACGCCTTGCTCGACCATGTCCGCCGCGAAGGCCTTACGGTCGACTGGATCCTGGAAACCCATGTTCATGCCGACCACCTCTCCGCTGCGCCCTACCTGGCGCGCGAGACAGGCGGCCGGATTGGCATCGGCTCCCATGTGACCCATGTGCAGTCGGTATTCGGAGACCTGTTTCATGCTGGCTCGGATTTCGCGCGGGATGGCTCGCAATTCGGGCATTTGTTCGAGGATGGCGAGCGTTTCTCGATCGGCTCGATCGAAGCTGAAACCATCTACACTCCGGGCCATACGCCGGCCTGCATGGTCTATCATATCGGCGACGTGGCCTTTGTCGGCGACACGCTGTTCATGCCCGATTTCGGTACCGCCCGGTGTGACTTCCCCGGCGGCGATGCGCGTGCCTTGTACAAGTCCATCCAGAAAATCTTCGCCCTGCCCGACAGCACGACGCTCTACATGTGTCATGATTACAAGGCACCGGGTCGGGATCATTTCGCCTGGGAAACTACCGTCGCTGACCAGAAGGCGCGCAATATCCATGTTCATTCGGGTACGACCGAGGACGAATTTGTCGCCATGCGCACCGCGCGCGATGCCGAACTCGCCATGCCGCGCCTGATCCTGCCTTCGGTTCAGGTCAATATGCGCGCCGGCAATCTGCCGGAACCGGAGGACAATGGCCGACGCTATTTGAAAATCCCGCTGGATTCGGTCTGAGCCATGGCCTGGCTGCGGCGCCTCCTGCCCGGACTTGAATGGCTCGACGGCTATGACGGTCATCGACTGACCCAGGACGGTCTGGCCAGCCTGGTCACCGCCATCCTGCTGATCCCGCAAAGCCTGGCCTATGCCCTCCTTGCCGGCCTGCCACCGCAAGCCGGGCTTTACGCCTCCATCGCGCCCCTGGTCGCCTATGCCCTGTTCGGGTCCAGCCGTGTGCTGGCGGTTGGGCCTGTAGCGGTGATCTCATTGATGACCGCAGCCGCGATCGGTTCGCTTGGCCTGACAGACCCGGCCGACCTGATGGCCGCCGCCGGCGCCCTCGCTTTGCTGTCCAGCGTCTTCCTCTTGTTGTTCGGCGTGTTCCGGCTGGGCAGTGTCGCCAATTTCCTGTCCCGCCCGGTGGTGGAAGCCTTCATCACGGCATCGACCGTACTCATCATCGCCAGCCAGCTTCGCCACTTTCTCGGTGTGGAGATGGAGGGCGCGACAATCCCGGAACTGGTGGTTTCGCTGATCCGCCAGTTCGACGGGATCAATACCACGGCGCTGGCAATGGGCGTGATTAGCCTGGCCTTTCTCCTGGCCTCGCGCTCACTCCTGCCCAACCTGCTGGAGCGGACCGGACTGGCGACATCCCATATCAGCATCCTGACCCGGATCGCCCCGGCCGCCCTCGTCGCGCTGACGGCGCTGACGGCCTGGGCCTTCGGACTGCAGGAGCGGACCGGCCTGTCGATTGTCGGCGAACTGCCCTCCGGCCTGCCACCTTTCGCCTTTCCGATCGTGCCACTGGAGACCTGGCGGGCGCTGATCGGACCGGCGGCGCTGATTTCTCTGGTCGGCTTTGTCGAGAGCGTATCGGTTGGACAATCGCTCGCCGCGCGTCGCCGCGAGACCATCAATCCGAACCGGGAATTGCTCGGTCTGGGCGCAGCCAATGCGGCCGCGGCCTTCACCGGCGGCTATCCGGTCACCGGCGGGTTCGCGCGCTCGGTGGTGAATGAGTCGGCGGGCGCTGAAACACCGGTCGCCGGTGTCTTCACGGCGCTCATCATTCTCCTCGTCGCCGCCTTCCTCACTCCGCTTTTCCACCATCTCCCGAAAGCGGCCCTCGCCGCGACGATTCTGGCAGCGATCTGGCGGATGGCGAATTTCCATGACGCCTGGCTGGCCTGGAAATACTCCCATGCCGACGGGGCCGCGGCCTTCCTGACCTTGGTCGGCGTGCTTTTCCTCGGGGTCGAGATCGGTCTGACCCTGGGCGTCGCCCTGTCGGTCGGGCTCGTTCTCCAGCGCACGATGCGACCGCACTGGGCGGAGGTCGGACAGGTCCCGCGCACCCATCACTTCCGCAATATCAACCGGCATGAGGTGATCTGTTCGCCGCATGTGGTGTCGCTGCGGATCGACGAGGCGCTCTATTTCGCCAATGCGCGCTTTCTGGAAGACCTCGCCGGCGAGATCATCGCCCGTGAAAGCCGTCCGACCGACCTCGTCCTGCTGTTTGCCGCCGTCAATTTCGTTGATGCGAGCGCCCTTGGCAGCCTGCGGGTGATCAATGCCCGTCTCGGGGATGCCGGGGTCAAACTCCACCTGTCCGAGGTCAAGGGCCCGGTCGCTGACAAGCTGCTCGA
The window above is part of the Maricaulis maris MCS10 genome. Proteins encoded here:
- a CDS encoding TonB-dependent receptor; this translates as MLAAGAAAQGPLPGNNRDDVFNRDDVIVVTGARSGEAVDATILPVTRIDGDTLIRTAAQHPAEILARVPGVALNRGNGAEHLAAIRSPVLTGGAGAGSFLYLEDGIPLRAAGFANVNGLFEALNGLSGGIEIVRGPGSALQGSNGLHGVINYLTPTAADTASGFEAELGSFGRRRGQLIISRPGDGASALLAIAGQHEDGWRDEAGLDRVETLVRLDGAMPRFDWRATAALVSLQQETAGYVGGLDAYRNLDLARRNGDPEAFRNAQALRLTLSLSGQADALTQWQVTPYLRANEMDFLMHFLPSEALEESGHASAGVQTSLTRQTGWGEWVLGADVEATTGTLRETQTRPTLFSFVQGEHYDYTVDSTLTAVYGQGYWDASDALRLQAGLRLERVQYDYDNRLADNAIGRYLRVADRSDGYDLVLPHVGASWQINTSSHVVTRLARGARAPQTAELYRLQPGQVIDGIEPETLDSFEIGYRRGGARFDWSVTAFAMKKHNVFFRDADGFNVTGGQTRHHGLELALDWLASSTLTFNLAGSWARHLYDFDRPVSTASETIRAGAEIDTAPEWLWNVRARWQPTARFSGELEWSHMGRYFTDAGNLHSYDGHDLFHLRARYQWREGAEIFGAIRNLLNTRYAERADYAFGSDRYFPGEERGVSIGVRVGF
- the hisIE gene encoding bifunctional phosphoribosyl-AMP cyclohydrolase/phosphoribosyl-ATP diphosphatase HisIE; its protein translation is MIDEKTLDWKKGDGLIPAIIQDAATRQVLMLGYMNAEALATTIKSGKVHFFSRSKQRLWKKGETSGNTFKLVNLAADCDSDALLVEVKPKGPACHTGTVSCFGDDPGPGLGFLAHLRAIIRKRKKDKTKGSYVGSLMAKAPKRPAQKVGEEGVEVAMAAVSESKEALAGEAADLLFHLMVLLESRELGLEDVVDVLRNRHAVRASKPA
- the hisF gene encoding imidazole glycerol phosphate synthase subunit HisF, producing MLARRLIPCLDVRDGRVVKGVRFRDHEDVGDIVDLARRYAREGADELVFYDIAASARGRTVEPEWVSAVARELDIPFCVAGGIRSVDDARARLFAGADKISVNTPALEDPTIIDRLAAEFGSQCVVLGVDSRMIEGAWRVHQYTGDPDKSFAGHRRTLDWIGEGVDRGAGEVVLNCMDQDGVRDGYDIAQLEAARAMCSTPLIASGGAGRKEHFKSVFELAKVDGALAASVFHKGVIEIGQLKSWLDGEGIRVRP
- the hisA gene encoding 1-(5-phosphoribosyl)-5-[(5-phosphoribosylamino)methylideneamino]imidazole-4-carboxamide isomerase, which gives rise to MILYPAIDLLDGRVVRLHKGAFDAVTDYGDDPMRVAEQFGEAGAVWVHIVDLSGARDGARRQGALIRSLCETGLRVQTGGGVRSAEDIEDLLAAGVERVIIGSLAVTDTNRVAGWLQNYGGDRITLALDVRQIGGQYRPALKGWTDMADTTLDDVISAYEGTGLAHALVTDIGRDGDLSGPNIALYKRLATDYPNIDWQASGGVSSLDDLRAARAAGAAGAITGKALYEGRFTVGEAIACLRDA
- the hisH gene encoding imidazole glycerol phosphate synthase subunit HisH codes for the protein MIGLIDTGCANLASVRFALERAGLAYQVAKGPDGLADCDRLILPGVGAAKPAMEQLCARGWEAALKAETRPVLGICLGMQLLFERSAEGDVDGLGLIPGRIEKLPPPDDGVWPHMGWNTLDFTPGEEPLLSGLEPGSHVYFVHGFFAPVGSHTRASARYGREISAVVRKGNVAGCQFHPERSGIVGARILTNFATGSV
- the hisD gene encoding histidinol dehydrogenase, translated to MLDILNWTDASPEARTRALTRPASSSSAGPAARDIVDAIRDQGDEAVRAYAKRLDGYAPGDFRVPEGVLKAARAALDPRDAEAIKAAADAVRRFHVQQGYRGYSVETWPGVTASRRATPVDTAALYVPAGSAPLVSSLIMLAIPAQLAGVPRIVVVAPPAGDGGVNPALLAAADLLGLDEVYAIGGAQAIAALSFGAAGLPRADKIFGPGNAYVAAAKAYVSSLPGGPAVDLPAGPSEVMVIADETADPDLVASDLLSQAEHDPSAQVMLVCFDAATADRVTASVAKLLEDLPRAAIAREALAASAILVCDSVDDAIDIANIYAPEHLILQAESAERLLAGVRHAGSIFVGAWTPEAAGDYAAGPNHTLPTAGAARAHGGVSVESFQKTTTILRASEAGAVALAPTVERLAALEQLDAHGLAMRLRRERANTGDVAPDAGPRAGTKRRKTKETDVTVTVNLDRDGPIRIATGIGYFDHMLDQVARHGGFALDVAVEGDLEIDGHHTIEDVCLTFGEALRAALGDKRGLGRFGFELPMDESRAAAWIDLSGRPFAKFEGEIPGEFVGEFPVEMTAHAFRSIAESLGAAIHLKVEGENAHHMVEGCFKAFGRALRQALRVEGDALPSTKGMLA
- the hisG gene encoding ATP phosphoribosyltransferase, yielding MTSRLRIAVQSKGRLAEGGMDLLKRCGLRFAYGRDKLHQRAENMPVDLMLVRDDDIPNFVGSGACDYGIVGENVLAEEQAAGGRARELEVALRLGFAGCTLKLAAPDDGSIRTVADLEGKAVATSYPALTAQYIADRGVKAEIVEMRGSVEVAPRLRIADAICDLVSSGATLQANGLKAFETVLRSEAVLIRRKSGRADDTDAIANILMRRSEGVIASSQTKYIMLNAPTDRLGAIRALLPGADAPTIAKVAGREDVVAVHAVCRERVFWETLEALEKEGARAILVLPIEKMLA
- a CDS encoding YerC/YecD family TrpR-related protein, producing the protein MTDPAAGRSDGPTDLSALSAAILALKDAGEAERFLRDLLTPGEMKTLTERWRVAGLLAEGGHSYREISEMTGASTTTVTRVARFLSQEPWQGYRTILNRLKETGS
- a CDS encoding ArsR/SmtB family transcription factor, producing MQYDEMTPMAETIADLMKTLAHPSRLLALCAMMEKERSVGELATALGMRDQAMSQQLAILRNKGLVSTRRDGQTIYYGLADARIETVMAALYATYCAAETTAKP
- a CDS encoding rhodanese-like domain-containing protein; amino-acid sequence: MTDHTEFEPAEIQAGLKAGRYRLIDVREPGEHASERIPEALLVPLSRFRPGEIPEGEGCAVVLHCRSGVRSARALDMCRSQGIELAGHMRGGILKWKAAGLPTERADRGASGLTVPQAVAASATVLVVISVGLAASVSPWWLILAAGVAVLLFQARLTGFCPFSRFFAGLGLRSR
- a CDS encoding MBL fold metallo-hydrolase, giving the protein MTQTPTVKAFFDEDTFTVSYVVSDPETRKAAIIDSVLDFDPASGRTATRSADALLDHVRREGLTVDWILETHVHADHLSAAPYLARETGGRIGIGSHVTHVQSVFGDLFHAGSDFARDGSQFGHLFEDGERFSIGSIEAETIYTPGHTPACMVYHIGDVAFVGDTLFMPDFGTARCDFPGGDARALYKSIQKIFALPDSTTLYMCHDYKAPGRDHFAWETTVADQKARNIHVHSGTTEDEFVAMRTARDAELAMPRLILPSVQVNMRAGNLPEPEDNGRRYLKIPLDSV
- a CDS encoding SulP family inorganic anion transporter — encoded protein: MAWLRRLLPGLEWLDGYDGHRLTQDGLASLVTAILLIPQSLAYALLAGLPPQAGLYASIAPLVAYALFGSSRVLAVGPVAVISLMTAAAIGSLGLTDPADLMAAAGALALLSSVFLLLFGVFRLGSVANFLSRPVVEAFITASTVLIIASQLRHFLGVEMEGATIPELVVSLIRQFDGINTTALAMGVISLAFLLASRSLLPNLLERTGLATSHISILTRIAPAALVALTALTAWAFGLQERTGLSIVGELPSGLPPFAFPIVPLETWRALIGPAALISLVGFVESVSVGQSLAARRRETINPNRELLGLGAANAAAAFTGGYPVTGGFARSVVNESAGAETPVAGVFTALIILLVAAFLTPLFHHLPKAALAATILAAIWRMANFHDAWLAWKYSHADGAAAFLTLVGVLFLGVEIGLTLGVALSVGLVLQRTMRPHWAEVGQVPRTHHFRNINRHEVICSPHVVSLRIDEALYFANARFLEDLAGEIIARESRPTDLVLLFAAVNFVDASALGSLRVINARLGDAGVKLHLSEVKGPVADKLLEAGFYEELSGEVFLSHYAAMRTLDPATTLRAEGVSPD